GGATCTGAGCGGGCAGTACAACGACAACGTCTTCGCGGTGGACACCGGCGCAAAGTCCGATGTCAGCTGGGACGTCCATCCGGCACTCCGCCTCGAATCCACCTGGACCCATTATCTCGTCGTGCTGAAGGCGGAGTACGATCTGCGCCGCTTCGATACGCTGACCCAGGAAAATACCGACAATTACCTGTTCGGCGGCGAAACCAAGTTCGATCTGGGATCGGACACGCAGTTCGACGCGACATCCGAATATGCGCGGCTGTCCGAGCTTCCTGGCAACACGAACGTCACCACGAATGCGGCCAAGCCGACGAACTATTTCCGGTGGAACAACGCCGCCGACATCAAGCACGTCTTCGACCGGCTGCAGGTCGACATCGGGGGCGCCTATACGACGCTTCGCTTCCAGAACACCCCGGCGGTCGGCGGCGGCACGCTCTTCGAGGTCGACCGCAACCGCGACGTCGCGAGCGCCTATCTGGATCTCGGCTACCAGTTCAGCCCCGGCTACCAGGTGTTCGCCCGCGCCAACTGGAATCAGCGCGACTATGAATTGGCGGTCTTCAAGTTCCGCAATTCGACGGGCTATCAGGCCGATGCCGGCGTCCGGGTGCAGCTGAGCCATCTGGTCGACGGCCAAGCCTATGTCGGCTATCTCCAGCAGGACTACAAAGCGCCGCTGACGAATATCGGCGGCGTCGATTACGGCGCCCAGCTGCACTGGTCGGCGACGCGGCTCACCGACGTCACGCTCGACGTGCACCGCTCGATCGAGGAAACCGATCAGGTCGGAGCGACCGGCTATTTCGCGACCGTCGCGTCGCTCGACGTCTCGCACGCGCTGACCCGCTCGGTGACCTTGAATGCGAACGTCGCCTATACGAACAACGACTATCACGGGGTCGTCCGGAACGAGGACATCTACACCGCCGGATTCGGGATCGACTACCATTTCCGGCCGCAGATCCATCTGGTGGCGGACTACCAGTACAACACACGCGACTCGAACGTTCCCGGCACCAATTACAGCCAGAATATCGTAGAGGCGCATCTGCGACTGGCGCTTTAGCCGGCAAGAACCAAGGATGGCCGGGCGCAGCCGGAAATGCGATGCTGGGTCCGCTCGCGCCCGCGCCGTCGGCGCTTCAAAGTATGGGACCTATGGACACTCAAAACCCAGCGGCTGGGGAAATCTTACCGCCCGAACGCGCTGAAGGCGCGGAGCGCTTCGTCGGCAGCACACCGGAACTTTCGATCGCCGCCCTGCTCGCCGTGCTGCGCCGGCGGGCGATTCCGATGCTCGCCGCCTTCGTGGTGGTGACCGCCATCGGCGTCGCCTATACGATGAGCCTGACGCCGCGCTATACGGCGATCTCGACCGTATTGTTCGATCCCGAGAACCAGAACGCCGTCGACCTTCAGCAGATTCTGGGCGAGCAGTCCGGCCCGCCGATCTCCATCGCGAACCAGATCCAGATCCTGACATCGTCGTCTTTCGCCGGAAAGATCGTCGACAAGCTCGATCTCGAATCCGACCCGGAGTTCGGCGCGGGCGCGACGGGCGGCTTCGGCCTCGTCCGGTCCCTCAAAAATCTCGCCGGGCTGGGCGGCGGAGGCACGCCGGACAAGGACGACGTGCGGATCGCCACCATGGGACGGTTCGAGGACCGCCTGACGGCCGGCGTCGCGGAAGGCACCTCGGTCATCACCATCCAGTTTTCGTCGCAGGATCCGGCGAAAGCCGCCCGGATCGCCAACACCGTCGCCGACGGCTACATCACCGACCAGCTGGAAGCGAAATTCGAAGCCACGCGGATCGCAAACAACTGGCTGAGCCAGCGCCTGGCCGAATTGCGCAAGCGGGTCGCCGAAGCCGAAGGCGCCGTCGCGAGCTATGCCGCCGCGAACCATCTGCAGACGCTGAACGAGGCCGGCCAGACCCTGCAGGATCAGCGCGTCGCCAACCTCAATGACGAATTGCTCAAGGCGCGCACGGATTATGCGGAAAAGGCGACGCGCCTGAACGGGGTTCGTGCCGTGCTCGCGCGCGGCGGTTCGGTCGAGGCGATCCCTGAGCTGATGAATTCCGCGGTGTTCCAGACCCTGCGCACGCAGCGGGCCGCGCTGCTGCAGCAACAGTCGCAGCTCTCCTCGACCTTCGGTGCCCGCCATCCGGAGATGATCAAGCTCACCGAGCAGATCAACAGCATCAACCAGCAGATCAACGGTGAAATCCAGCGCATCCTGTCCGCGCTGCAAAGCGACGTCGCGGTGTCGAGCGCGCAACTTGCCGTCGTCCAGAACGGACTGCGGGACGCGGAAGGACAGAACGCCACGGCGAGCCAGGCCAACGTCCAGCTGCGCGAGCTGCAACGCAACGCCGACTCCGCCAAGTCGCTCTACGAGGCCTTCCTCAAGCGCTTCAACGAGTTGGGCGAACAGGGCACGCTGCAGACCACGCAGGCGCGCGTGATCAGCCGCGCCACGGTGCCGGCGAATGCGTCCTATCCCAAGACCCTGCTCTATCTCGCCGGCAGCGCCGGGGCCGGACTGCTCGCCGCCGCCATCATGGCGTTCCTGCTCGAACAGCTCGATCGCGGGCTGCGCACGCGTCAGCAGGTCGAGAGCGAGCTCAATTTCCCCATGCTGGCAAGCCTGCCGCTGGTCGACAGCGCCGAACTTTCCTGGAACGGCACCCCGCACACCCCCTCGGAGATCGTCGTCCACAAACCCCTGTCGGCCTACAATGAGGCGTTCCGGATGCTGCGGGCGGGGATTCAGCTGTCGAATGTCGATTCGGAGCCGGTGCTGGTGCTGATCACCTCGGCGCTGCCGAACGAGGGCAAATCGACCGGTGCCCTGTCGCTGGCGCGCTCCTGCGCCCAGGCGGGGGACCGCGTCCTGCTCATAGACGGCGATATCCGGCGGCCCAGCATCGGAGCGATCCTGAAGCGGAAACAGGACAAGGGCATTGGCCTGGTCCAGTGCATCCGCGGCGAAGCGCAGGTGCATGAGGCGGTGATCAAGGACGAGATCAGCTCGCTGCACATCCTGCTGCCGGGCGCGACGGTCAACAATCCGCCCGACATCCTGTCGTCGGCGGCGATGCGCAATCTCCTGGAAGCGGCGCGGCAGAGCTACGACCTGGTGCTGATCGACTCTTCGCCGGTCCTGCCGGTGATCGATGCGCGCCTGCTGGCGCGGCTGTGCGATACGACCGTCTTCTTCATCCGCTGGGAGGAGACGCCGAAGGATGCCGCCCAGGAGGCGCTCCGGCTGCTGCTGTCCTTCGACGCGCCGATCGCCGGCGTGGCGCTGAGCATGACCGATCGCAAGCGCCAGACGCGCTACGGCTATCACGGCGACAGCTACAGCTATTATGGAAAATACAAAGACTACTACGCGTCCTGATGAGCCGCCGGCGTGGCGCGCAAGGCCTGCGGCGTTCGCGCTGCTGGCGTTTGCGCTGGGGCTGATCGTCCTTTCCGGCGGTCTGCTTCGGCACGATCTGGCGCTCTATCGGCTCCATGCGGTGGCGAAGGCCATCCGGTTCGGCGAGCCGGTTTCGAATGCCGGGCTGGCGCAGGCGGTGCAGCAGGCGATCGTCGGAGACCAGGACCATGTGCTGAACGCGAGCGATCTCGACGATGCGGCGCAGGTCGCGTCGCTTTTTGCCGAGCGCAACCGTGCGAGCTTTCTGGCGCCGTCGCTGCAGCTGACGGCCGAAAACCTGCTGCGGGCACGCCTCGCCGAGGCGCCCGCCGACGGCAATTCCTGGCTGCGACTTGCCTATGTCCGTACCGCGCGGATCGGGCTCGATCCCCTCGCCCATGCCGCGCTGCGGATGTCCTGGCTCGCGACGCCCCGCGAATTCGCGGTGATGTGGCCCAGCCTGCGGTTTCGCGTCGCCCATTGGGACCGGCTGACGATCGAGGAGCAGTTCGCCGCCGCGGATCTCGTTGCCGGCCTGTGGCACAAGCCGCCGGAGCGCGATGCCCTCGGGCATTTCCTCGCCAAGCTGCCGCCCCATTTGCGCTCTACGCTGCTGGCGGACATGACGGACCCCGAAGCGCGGGCCGCCCTCCGGAAAGCCTGAATCGACCGGCGTGCCGCGCCGACCGGAGCGACGCGCATTTACCGCAGTTCACTATCCAATTGTGCCGGCGCCGGCCGGTACGCTATCTGATAAGGATCGGCCATGCTGGCAGCACGAGACGAACGAGAGGGGCACAGATGAGAGCGTTAGCCGTAGCCTGCCTTTTGGCCTTTGCCGCGCTCGCTGCCTGCCTGACTCCCGGTGCCATCGCGCCAGCCGCCGCACAGACCGTCGCAGCGCCGGACGATTCGATCAACTCGACCTATCGCCTGGGCCCGGGCGACAAGGTGCATGTCAGCGTCTACGGCCAGGCCGACCTGAGCGGCGAGTTCGCCATCGACGGGGGCGGCTCGGTCCAGCTGCCGCTGATCGGCCAGGTGAAGGCCGCCGGCCTGACGGTGCGGCAGTTCGAGGCCGAGATCGCCGACACGCTGCGCAACGGCGAATACCTCAAGGATCCGCGCGTCAGCGTCGAAGTCGCGAACTATCGTCCGTTCTACATCATCGGCGAGGTGAACAAGCCCGGCGAATATCCGTATGTGAACGACATGACGGTCCTCAACGCCGTCGCGCTGGCCGGCGGCTTCACGTTCCGGGCGGATGACGGCTCGGTCTACATCCGGCGGCATGGCGGCACGCAAGAGCAGAGGTTTCCGGCCGATCAGAGCACGCGGGTCGAGCCCGGCGACATCATTCGCGTCGGCGAACGATTCTTCTGAGACCGGGACCGCCTTCTGTGGGTCAGAAGGCGTTCTTCTGGCCCGCGACGGCTCCGACCGTCTTGAAAAGAATCTGGATATCGAGCGGCAGGCTGCAATTGCATGCGTACCAGATGTCCATCTCGATGCGGCGATACATCAGATCGAGATTCGGCGTCGCGCCGCGCAGGCCATGGACCTGCGCCCAGCCCGTAATGCCCGGCTTCACATGCTGGCGCACTTCGTAATTCTCGATCAGCTTGGCATAGAGCGCATCATGGGCGGCCGCATGGGGCCGCGGACCCACGATGGACATCTCGCCGCGCAGCACATTCAGCAGTTGCGGCAGTTCGTCGAGACTCGACCGGCGCAGCCAGCGGCCGACGGACGTCACGCGATGGTCGCTCTGCGAGGCCTGCCGGACTGCGTCGCCGTCCTCGAGCACCGTCATCGTCCGGAACTTGAATATCCTGAAGGGGCGCCCGCGATAGCCCAGGCGGGACTGCCGGAAGATCAACGGACCGTGCGAATCCACCGCGATCGCGATCGCGATCGCGAGGAGCAACGGCGAGAGGAAGATCAGCGCCGCGCCGCCGACGGCCAGGTCCAGGCTGCGCTTGAGGACGCGCTCCGTGCTGGTCATGGGCGTTTTTTGCATCTCCAACGCGACGACCGCGCCGATCCCGCGCACCGAGTGCTGCAGGAGCGTCGAGACGCGCTCGTCGGGTACGAGATAGACGGCGCGCGGCAGGATGCGCAGTCCCGACATCAGTCCGCCGACCTCATCGAAGGACAGCCGCCCCCCCAGGACGTAGATTTCGCCCGGCGCGGCCGACCGCGCGGCGTCGAACACGCGTTGCAGGAGCCGCTTGCGCTCGCCGACCC
The nucleotide sequence above comes from Rhizomicrobium sp.. Encoded proteins:
- a CDS encoding polysaccharide biosynthesis/export family protein; the protein is MRALAVACLLAFAALAACLTPGAIAPAAAQTVAAPDDSINSTYRLGPGDKVHVSVYGQADLSGEFAIDGGGSVQLPLIGQVKAAGLTVRQFEAEIADTLRNGEYLKDPRVSVEVANYRPFYIIGEVNKPGEYPYVNDMTVLNAVALAGGFTFRADDGSVYIRRHGGTQEQRFPADQSTRVEPGDIIRVGERFF
- a CDS encoding polysaccharide biosynthesis tyrosine autokinase; the protein is MDTQNPAAGEILPPERAEGAERFVGSTPELSIAALLAVLRRRAIPMLAAFVVVTAIGVAYTMSLTPRYTAISTVLFDPENQNAVDLQQILGEQSGPPISIANQIQILTSSSFAGKIVDKLDLESDPEFGAGATGGFGLVRSLKNLAGLGGGGTPDKDDVRIATMGRFEDRLTAGVAEGTSVITIQFSSQDPAKAARIANTVADGYITDQLEAKFEATRIANNWLSQRLAELRKRVAEAEGAVASYAAANHLQTLNEAGQTLQDQRVANLNDELLKARTDYAEKATRLNGVRAVLARGGSVEAIPELMNSAVFQTLRTQRAALLQQQSQLSSTFGARHPEMIKLTEQINSINQQINGEIQRILSALQSDVAVSSAQLAVVQNGLRDAEGQNATASQANVQLRELQRNADSAKSLYEAFLKRFNELGEQGTLQTTQARVISRATVPANASYPKTLLYLAGSAGAGLLAAAIMAFLLEQLDRGLRTRQQVESELNFPMLASLPLVDSAELSWNGTPHTPSEIVVHKPLSAYNEAFRMLRAGIQLSNVDSEPVLVLITSALPNEGKSTGALSLARSCAQAGDRVLLIDGDIRRPSIGAILKRKQDKGIGLVQCIRGEAQVHEAVIKDEISSLHILLPGATVNNPPDILSSAAMRNLLEAARQSYDLVLIDSSPVLPVIDARLLARLCDTTVFFIRWEETPKDAAQEALRLLLSFDAPIAGVALSMTDRKRQTRYGYHGDSYSYYGKYKDYYAS
- a CDS encoding outer membrane beta-barrel protein, coding for MSARTATAQQIAPTNVGPESELGIHLGGFMLYPSLDLSGQYNDNVFAVDTGAKSDVSWDVHPALRLESTWTHYLVVLKAEYDLRRFDTLTQENTDNYLFGGETKFDLGSDTQFDATSEYARLSELPGNTNVTTNAAKPTNYFRWNNAADIKHVFDRLQVDIGGAYTTLRFQNTPAVGGGTLFEVDRNRDVASAYLDLGYQFSPGYQVFARANWNQRDYELAVFKFRNSTGYQADAGVRVQLSHLVDGQAYVGYLQQDYKAPLTNIGGVDYGAQLHWSATRLTDVTLDVHRSIEETDQVGATGYFATVASLDVSHALTRSVTLNANVAYTNNDYHGVVRNEDIYTAGFGIDYHFRPQIHLVADYQYNTRDSNVPGTNYSQNIVEAHLRLAL
- a CDS encoding exopolysaccharide biosynthesis polyprenyl glycosylphosphotransferase, encoding MNVQTTGYPQGSRHVGIAQTWRADVPIQYAVSALAQAVDTAIIVAISILSGMAFQSMAHGTTGNIPGFAATGVIVSVLFCGLVRLQASREPRGSATRLGRARMAAIAWVVTFLFLIVLAFSMKISAQFSRGAIFAFFTVGMAGALASRMLTPRLLAGWMRASAYRGLEILVVAPNASADADLLREELAQQGCESIRILGFDDGCNAVDWVGERKRLLQRVFDAARSAAPGEIYVLGGRLSFDEVGGLMSGLRILPRAVYLVPDERVSTLLQHSVRGIGAVVALEMQKTPMTSTERVLKRSLDLAVGGAALIFLSPLLLAIAIAIAVDSHGPLIFRQSRLGYRGRPFRIFKFRTMTVLEDGDAVRQASQSDHRVTSVGRWLRRSSLDELPQLLNVLRGEMSIVGPRPHAAAHDALYAKLIENYEVRQHVKPGITGWAQVHGLRGATPNLDLMYRRIEMDIWYACNCSLPLDIQILFKTVGAVAGQKNAF